A single window of Colletotrichum destructivum chromosome 9, complete sequence DNA harbors:
- a CDS encoding Putative major facilitator superfamily, MFS transporter superfamily produces MATMAAEQQPLLVEDPLCEEDLSKHLLDFDPNGDSDNPREWPTPFKWTIVGLLALTAFTVTFTCISVVPVAARIIEDLDHNEGTNSPASALLVTIWELGEAAGPLLIAPLSEIYGRYPVMNAANILFITATVLAALSASTPLLIAARCLTGLAVASNVLNPAIIGDMFLPDNRGSAMSMVSLAPLIGGAVGPMISGAIAQTLGWRQVLWMSAGLAAVCELLFLTCFRETYKMTILRRRAAKHADEHGAPLHPAGVDDHKSMLKLWESVKRPFHVLFKSHVLMGLSLFGCVTFAFFYVMSISLPGILQDVYGFSPALTGLSFMSFSVGSFISVLVSNFSLDRIYIKLRGNDPVGRPEYRLPLVIIGAFTLPLSITAYGWIAQLHLPVGFLLLSVAMLGFTLLMASLPLSAYVVDAAGLYSASAMTGVIVTRCLAGTFLPLASGPLVQTFGYGWGFTMLGAFSMCLAPIPVVIMRYGHVWRQKSEYTRDA; encoded by the exons ATGGCGACTATGGCggcagagcagcagccgtTGCTGGTGGAGGACCCTCTCTGCGAGGAAGACCTATCGAAGCACCTGCTCGACTTTGATCCCAATGGCGACTCTGACAACCCCAGAGAGTGGCCGACGCCCTTCAAGTGGACCATTGTCGGCCTGCTGGCCCTCACGGCCTTCACTGT GACCTTCACCTGCATCTCAGTCGTGCCCGTCGCCGCGCGCATCATAGAGGACCTGGACCATAACGAGGGCACAAACTCCCCCGCGAGCGCTCTGCTCGTCACCATCTGGGAGCTGGGCGAGGCCGCGGGGCCCCTGCTGATCGCGCCGCTGTCCGAGATCTACGGCCGCTACCCCGTCATGAACGCCGCCAacatcctcttcatcaccgccaccgtcctcgccgccctcagCGCCAGCACCCCgctcctcatcgccgcccgcTGCCTCACCggtctcgccgtcgcctccaacGTCCTGAAcccggccatcatcggcgacaTGTTCCTCCCGGACAACCGCGGCTCCGCCATGAGCATGGTCTCCCTCGCGCccctcatcggcggcgccgtcggccccATGATcagcggcgccatcgcccagACCCTCGGCTGGCGCCAGGTCCTCTGGATGAgcgccggcctggccgccgtctgcGAGCTGCTCTTCCTCACCTGCTTCCGGGAGACCTACAAGATGACCATCCTGaggcgccgcgccgccaagcacgccgacgagcacGGCGCGCCCCTGCAcccggccggcgtcgacgaccacAAGAGCATGCTCAAGCTGTGGGAGTCCGTCAAGCGGCCGTTCCATGTGCTGTTCAAATCCCACGTCTTGATGGGGCTTTCTCTCTTTGGCTGCGTGACGTTCGCCTTCTTCTATGTCATGTCCATCAGTTTGCCCGGCATCCTGCAGGATGTGTACGGGTTCTCGCCCGCCCTCACCGGCCTCTCGTTCATGTCGTTCA GTGTCGGATCCTTCATCAGTGTCCTAGTCAGCAACTTCAGTCTGGACAGGATCTATATCAAGCTCCGCGGAAACGATCCTGTAGGACGCCCCGAGTACCGCCTCCcgctcgtcatcatcggcgccttCACCCTGCCTCTCTCCATCACCGCGTACGGCTGGATCGCACAGCTCCACCTGCCTGTCGGCTTCCTTCTGCTGTCGGTGGCAATGCTTGGCTTCACCCTCCTGATGGCCTCCCTGCCGCTCTCCGCctacgtcgtcgacgccgccgggttGTACTCCGCTTCCGCGATGACCGGCGTCATCGTGACGCGGTGCCTCGCCGGCACCTTCCTGCCGCTAGCCAGCGGGCCGCTGGTGCAGACGTTCGGGTATGGTTGGGGTTTCACGATGCTGGGGGCGTTCAGCATGTGTTTGGCGCCCATCCCGGTCGTCATTATGAGATACGGCCACGTCTGGCGCCAAAAGTCCGAGTATACGAGAGATGCCTGA
- a CDS encoding Putative FAD-binding domain, FAD/NAD(P)-binding domain superfamily: MKTALSLKVIIVGAGIGGLTCAIACRREGFEVVVLERASRIVLMGAGMQIPPNGVKVARQLGFLDKLQQVANTIEAVELRRYDNGEQLCEVTEEQCRKEYGDPWMAVHRADFHNALWRTCQELGVSLDLNMEVERIDFENGTVYMEDGDEISGDVIIGADGPQSVCRAQLLDTPSPLIDTGDVAYRAVLPLEYLKALNDSRVDNLCAQNKVITWLGPNQHAVLYSVRGGQEYNLILIRSDHGEPGDPHQGGDAGEMRDYFAGWDEILNKILSLVPRVQKWKICTPPKVDTAIRGGFAILGDAFHSNLPYQAQGAAMAMEDGAFLGKILGLARGYVLSGRGDALDADSSETQLRDKHEGDVDLKKLVPAVLEGYGAARGTRASDAVRGEGRTEPVRKWFHLPDGPEQEARDAALSHTDVRDRSAWRDDCLSLLGYDVVQEAEKVTAAVLEVR, encoded by the exons ATGAAGACTGCTTTGAGCCTGAAAGTTATCATTGTCGGGGCAGGCATTGGCGGTCTAACTTGCGCCATTGCTTGCCGGCGAGAAGGTTTCGAGGTCGTGGTTCTCGAAAGAGCAAGCAGGATCGTACTG ATGGGTGCTGGCATGCAGATACCGCCCAACGGCGTGAAAGTCGCGCGGCAGCTGGGCTTCCTGGACAAGCTACAACAGGTGGCGAACACGATAGAGGCTGTAGAGCTCCGCCGATACGACAATGGCGAGCAGCTCTGCGAAGTCACCGAAGAGCAGTGTCGGAAGGAATACGGCGATCCGTGGATGGCCGTCCACCGCGCCGATTTCCACAACGCGTTGTGGCGGACGTGTCAAGAGCTGGGAGTGAGCCTCGACCTGAATATGGAAGTCGAGAGGATCGACTTTGAGAACGGTACCGTGTACATGGAGGACGGGGACGAGATTTCCGGCgatgtcatcatcggcgccgacg GCCCTCAGTCCGTCTGCCGcgcgcagctcctcgataCGCCTTCGCCGCTGATTGACACGGGTGATGTTGCCTATCGGGCGGTGCTCCCACTCGAGTATCTCAAGGCCCTGAACGACTCCCGGGTCGACAACCTCTGCGCCCAGAACAAAGTCATCACATGGCTGGGCCCGAATCAACATGCAGTCCTTTACTCGgttcgaggagggcaagaaTACAACCTCATACTGATTCGGTCAGATCATGGTGAGCCCGGGGACCCGCACCAGGGTGGCGATGCGGGGGAGATGAGGGACTACTTCGCCGGGTGGGATGAGAT ACTGAACAAAATCTTGTCTTTGGTACCGCGAGTCCAGAAGTGGAAGATCTGTACACCACCAAAGGTTGACACAGCAATTAGG GGCGGTTTTGCCATCCTCGGTGATGCTTTTCACTCGAATCTTCCATACCAAGCGCAAGGAGCAGCAATGGCCATGGAAGACGGCGCCTTCTTAGGCAAGATCCTTGGCCTGGCCAGAGGATATGTGCTTAGTGGTCGTGGGGATGCCTTGGATGCGGATTCTTCCGAGACACAGCTTCGAGACAAGCATGAGGGAGATGTCGATTTGAAGAAACTCGTTCCCGCTGTGCTGGAGGGATACGGGGCGGCGCGAGGCACGCGAGCATCTGACGCTGTACGCGGCGAGGGTCGCACGGAGCCGGTCCGGAAATGGTTTCATCTGCCCGATGGGCCCGAGCAAGAGGCAAGGGATGCCGCGTTATCGCATACCGACGTGAGAGACAGGTCCGCATGGCGTGATGACTGTCTCTCCTTGCTCGGGTACGATGTTGTTCAAGAAGCTGAAAAGGTCACTGCAGCGGTCTTGGAAGTACGATAG
- a CDS encoding Putative heterokaryon incompatibility, which yields MVFTKPVYTMYKPLNTSRRETRLVTILPGRFDDAVYCELHVISLSSSPVYDALSYVWGDLRITREIFVQGAAHQVTANLEVALRYLRQVDKPRALWIDALCINQNDIPERSSQVAQMGHIYRGAQEVVAWLGEESDNSNFAFDLTEAGSRLSYWCRGLQSDGDPAPLSFGSEHIRSLENLTNRLWWKRVWTFQELILAKSVQFICGNRSMDAATLFAFARVYFQHVNTCDKCDASQAPHQEDMLRLGEILAPLVMLDQSRQDAAGLYIPHTVLLYRSRDCTDSRDKIYGFIGLEAANNASPSRLPDYSLPVSDVYAQATRDFIATEKQLSVFSQLLPRCAPHKSPISDNLPTWALDLTAAATPQVSIDMYTRMTNLRLYNSTEPGTLTLARRVGLKKLALMGRIVGTIGSPLGEPCPADHRADANIYYAWRHFARVDDRYDEPYAGQTHVAYGDAFWQTLCASVVPAHSRVADYGDLARADPKRHRGLHDAWWHSLLPDDLTDARRNLQIDHDITTNEISQFFSCVSIATTMRRLMVEEREHGWMGLVPQDAEEGDRIAVIDGGKVPYILRPSKEEPGSWCLVGDAYVHGIMDGEGVALGERREILLV from the coding sequence ATGGTGTTCACCAAACCGGTCTATACGATGTATAAACCCCTCAACACTAGTCGGAGGGAGACAAGACTTGTCACCATCCTTCCAGGTCGGTTTGATGACGCGGTCTATTGCGAGCTGCATGTCATATCTTTGTCTAGCAGCCCTGTTTACGACGCGCTGTCTTATGTCTGGGGAGATCTGAGAATCACGCGAGAGATATTCGTTCAGGGAGCTGCCCACCAAGTCACCGCCAACCTCGAGGTTGCATTACGCTATTTACGCCAGGTCGATAAGCCGAGGGCTCTGTGGATAGATGCCCTTTGCATCAACCAGAATGACATCCCTGAGAGGAGCTCACAGGTCGCCCAGATGGGTCATATCTACAGGGGTGCTCAGGAAGTTGTTGCCTGGCTTGGGGAGGAATCAGACAACAGCAACTTTGCTTTCGACCTGACGGAAGCCGGATCACGTTTGTCATATTGGTGCCGCGGCCTCCAGTCGGACGGTGATCCAGCACCATTGTCCTTCGGCTCGGAACACATTCGTTCTTTGGAGAACCTAACAAACAGATTGTGGTGGAAGCGAGTATGGACGTTTCAAGAACTCATCCTGGCAAAATCCGTCCAGTTTATTTGCGGAAACCGCAGTATGGACGCTGCTACACTCTTCGCGTTTGCCCGAGTGTATTTCCAACACGTCAATACTTGCGACAAATGCGATGCCTCACAAGCTCCGCACCAGGAAGACATGCTGCGGCTCGGCGAGATACTGGCCCCTCTAGTCATGCTGGACCAGTCGCGTCAAGATGCTGCGGGCTTGTATATCCCGCACACGGTACTCCTATATCGCAGTCGAGACTGTACGGATTCGAGAGACAAGATCTACGGATTCATCGGCTTAGAAGCAGCCAACAACGCTTCACCCTCCCGGCTACCAGATTACTCGCTCCCAGTGTCCGATGTCTACGCGCAAGCAACTCGCGACTTTATCGCCACAGAAAAGCAATTGTCCGTCTTCTCGCAGCTGCTGCCCCGATGCGCGCCGCACAAGAGCCCTATATCCGACAACCTACCGACCTGGGCCCTCGACCTGACTGCCGCTGCCACTCCTCAGGTCTCGATAGACATGTACACACGCATGACGAACCTCCGGCTCTACAACTCCACCGAACCCGGGACGTTGACGCTGGCACGCCGTGTGGGGTTGAAGAAGCTCGCTCTCATGGGCAGAATTGTCGGGACGATAGGTTCGCCTCTCGGCGAGCCGTGTCCGGCGGACCATCGCGCAGACGCCAACATTTACTACGCCTGGCGGCACTTTGCGAGAGTGGACGACCGATACGACGAGCCCTACGCCGGGCAAACGCACGTAGCGTACGGCGACGCGTTCTGGCAGACTCTTTGCGCTTCCGTCGTCCCTGCGCACTCCAGGGTCGCCGACTACGGAGACCTCGCCCGCGCGGATCCGAAGAGACACCGCGGGCTCCACGACGCGTGGTGGCACTCCCTCTTACCCGACGACCTTACGGACGCCAGGAGGAACCTCCAGATCGACCACGACATCACAACGAACGAGATCTCGCAGTTCTTCTCCTGTGTCAGCATCGCCACCACCATGAGAAGGCTGAtggtggaggagagggagcATGGGTGGATGGGGTTGGTGCCccaggatgccgaggagggcgatcGTATCGCGGTCATTGATGGTGGCAAAGTGCCATACATACTACGCCCAAGTAAAGAGGAGCCGGGATCATGGTGTTTGGTCGGCGATGCCTACGTTCACGGAATCATGGACGGCGAAGGCGTAGCGCTGGGCGAGCGTCGTGAAATATTGCTCGTCTAG